Proteins from a genomic interval of Quercus robur chromosome 9, dhQueRobu3.1, whole genome shotgun sequence:
- the LOC126698989 gene encoding 40S ribosomal protein S10-1-like — protein sequence MIISEKNRREICKYLFQEGVCYAKKDYNLAKHPEIDVPNLQAIKLMQSFKSKGYVRETFAWMHYYWYLTNDGIEFLRTYLNLPSEIVPATLKKSAKPPGRPFGGPQGDRPRGPPRFEGGSRFGDRDGYRGGPRGPPGEFGGEKGGAPPDFQPSYRGPGGRPGFGRGGGGSFGAPPSSSFA from the exons atg attatttCAGAGAAGAATCGCAGAGAGATCTGCAAGTACCTCTTCCAAG AGGGAGTCTGCTATGCAAAGAAGGATTACAATCTTGCAAAGCACCCAGAGATTGATGTCCCAAATCTGCAGGCGATTAAGCTCATGCAAAGCTTTAAATCCAAGGGTTACGTGCGTGAGACTTTTGCTTGGATGCACTATTACTGGTACCTCACCAATGATGGAATTGAGTTTTTGAGGACTTACCTCAATCTTCCATCTGAAATCGTGCCTGCCACCTTGAAGAAATCCGCCAAACCACCTGGCAGACCATTTGGTGGCCCACAGGGTGACCGCCCACG TGGCCCACCTCGCTTTGAAGGAGGTTCAAGGTTTGGGGATCGTGATGGGTACCGTGGAGGTCCTCGTGGTCCTCCAGGTGAATTTGGCGGTGAGAAGGGAGGAGCTCCACCAGATTTCCAGCCCTCTTACAGG GGCCCTGGTGGAAGGCCTGGCTTTGgtcgtggtggtggtggtagcttTGGTGCACCACCTAGCTCTAGTTTTGCTTga